The following coding sequences are from one Pyxidicoccus xibeiensis window:
- a CDS encoding AAA domain-containing protein, whose protein sequence is MARGRPEVSRKGGVDTDGAPVVDLSAPVTASQAEREAMQAAVAVTRRREAWTPPAYLPEDLREALMAERSQFRAQLLQDVREVSLQAPGVLSLVPRPAADPDWSGGSLLAFQGEECVFGGDVVHLDFESGRVFASPGHGDDVDRRALSAERWCYRPYDFAEALCAAASAYEERQPALNQALRRASGEETPPPPSPRDAERLPADRLWSQPWGCIWGPPGTGKTTAVADLIARSLRAFPNERILAVAPTNRAADELVLRISALLEREPIPLRSLRCIFRGGTGASDALAKLPTVVTEDSQKGGKLRASIEDRERELMLQRVRGGPAHELAKLQAELRGLRGKMKDPTLKEAEKGDCPLMVLTVHRALRLVSELEGKQTFSRLVVDEAGMVTRAATAVLAPLAERVTLAGDPKQIGPVSRAAEGAGKDTQKWLRASGLSHLEDAVKDASRPDVLLLRTQHRMHPDIARVVSHFCYGGALEDGDIVLARAQKPAPVASFPATRAGWVVLDSLTRDPRRLTHGRGETGSGYQRELSANLAVSLAREAVRSGLSVLCVTPYRAQAALIRRLGSSAGLRGDVFSASTIHRQQGTQYDVVLVDTVAGGRPFPPHTLVPMLNVAASRARDYLLVLASRDEARAATIPQRFLTLLPRLRVLSSEPLKLEPLPLPQKPPPPPPPAPAAPSSLGGEIEGARPARPLFTHEQVSLFERRFDDGHHLVRGVAGSGKTYVLAHWVARYLLEHDDTRVLISFYNRALSPLVDTLLTDALVQRAGREHVRELRSRVTVKHVGVLRRPEPGSFDAVFVDEAQDMDAKALAMLHGLVRPQVLPDGREVRCFQLFMDDSQNVYGQIPIDMLKEQLPEGLSFRGRTRVLKETFRATRDILDVAFNVVLDPLRQHQVSEPGMREYMKVGELAREGLLWLPEETLEGLFRVQSTERGGVLPQVRGFASSASEARQVAKEIARLIREEGVHPGDILVVAPVMPSQYTEALTRAGVPAQAYGGKGGRDVADFRVSGVDHVRATTVFSCKGHECPIVFFAGLDALDTVEHWMAGARERSAREIERIRRAMFYVGSTRAMKRQYLTGVRGARFLRVATTYVETLAGLLPSAAPPGAEKA, encoded by the coding sequence ATGGCGAGGGGGCGGCCCGAGGTGTCCCGGAAGGGAGGCGTGGACACGGACGGCGCGCCCGTCGTGGACCTGTCCGCGCCCGTGACGGCCAGTCAGGCCGAGCGCGAGGCCATGCAGGCCGCGGTGGCGGTGACCCGGCGCCGCGAGGCCTGGACTCCGCCCGCCTACCTTCCCGAAGACCTGCGCGAGGCCCTCATGGCCGAGCGCAGCCAGTTCCGCGCGCAGCTGCTGCAGGACGTGCGCGAGGTCAGCCTCCAGGCGCCCGGTGTCCTCTCCCTCGTCCCCCGGCCCGCGGCAGACCCTGACTGGTCCGGCGGGTCGCTCCTCGCCTTCCAGGGAGAGGAGTGCGTCTTCGGCGGAGACGTCGTCCACCTGGACTTCGAGTCGGGCCGGGTCTTCGCCTCGCCCGGACACGGCGACGACGTGGACCGCCGCGCCCTCTCCGCCGAGCGCTGGTGCTATCGGCCCTATGACTTCGCGGAGGCGCTGTGCGCGGCCGCCTCGGCATACGAGGAGCGGCAGCCCGCGCTCAACCAGGCCCTGCGCCGCGCGTCGGGAGAGGAGACCCCGCCTCCACCCTCCCCCCGGGACGCGGAGCGACTGCCGGCGGACCGGCTGTGGAGCCAGCCCTGGGGCTGCATCTGGGGCCCTCCGGGTACGGGCAAGACGACGGCCGTCGCGGACCTCATCGCCCGCTCCCTGCGCGCGTTCCCCAACGAGCGCATCCTCGCGGTGGCGCCCACCAACCGTGCCGCGGACGAGCTGGTGCTCCGCATCAGCGCGCTGCTGGAGCGCGAGCCGATTCCCCTGCGCTCCCTGCGCTGCATCTTCCGGGGCGGCACCGGCGCCAGCGACGCCCTGGCGAAGCTGCCCACCGTCGTCACGGAGGACAGCCAGAAGGGCGGCAAGCTCCGGGCGAGCATCGAGGACCGCGAGCGCGAGCTGATGCTCCAGCGGGTGCGCGGTGGCCCGGCGCATGAGCTGGCGAAGCTCCAGGCGGAGCTGCGCGGCCTGCGCGGCAAGATGAAGGACCCCACGCTGAAGGAGGCGGAGAAGGGCGACTGCCCGCTGATGGTGCTCACCGTGCACCGTGCGCTGCGCCTCGTCTCGGAGCTGGAGGGGAAGCAGACCTTCTCGCGGCTGGTGGTGGACGAGGCCGGCATGGTGACGCGCGCCGCCACCGCGGTGCTGGCGCCGCTCGCGGAGCGGGTGACACTCGCCGGAGACCCGAAGCAGATTGGCCCGGTGAGCCGCGCCGCCGAGGGGGCCGGCAAGGACACGCAGAAGTGGCTGCGCGCCAGCGGCCTGTCGCATCTGGAAGATGCGGTGAAGGACGCCTCGCGCCCGGACGTGTTGCTGCTGCGCACCCAGCACCGCATGCACCCGGACATCGCCCGGGTGGTGAGCCACTTCTGCTACGGCGGTGCGCTGGAGGACGGCGACATCGTCCTCGCCCGCGCCCAGAAGCCCGCCCCCGTGGCCTCCTTTCCCGCCACGCGCGCCGGCTGGGTGGTGCTGGACAGCCTCACGCGAGATCCTCGCCGCCTCACGCATGGCCGCGGAGAGACGGGCTCCGGCTACCAGCGGGAGCTGTCCGCGAATCTCGCGGTGTCCCTGGCGCGCGAGGCGGTGCGCTCGGGGCTCAGCGTCCTGTGCGTCACGCCGTACCGTGCCCAGGCCGCCCTGATACGCAGGCTGGGGAGCTCCGCCGGCCTGCGTGGGGACGTCTTCAGCGCGTCCACCATCCACCGCCAGCAGGGCACGCAGTATGACGTGGTGCTGGTGGACACGGTGGCGGGAGGCCGGCCCTTCCCGCCGCACACGCTGGTGCCCATGCTCAACGTGGCGGCCAGCCGCGCGCGGGACTACCTGCTGGTGCTGGCCTCGCGCGACGAGGCCCGGGCCGCCACCATCCCCCAGCGCTTCCTCACGCTGCTGCCGCGCCTGCGTGTCCTCTCCAGCGAGCCCCTGAAGCTGGAGCCGCTGCCCCTTCCACAGAAGCCGCCGCCTCCTCCTCCGCCGGCCCCCGCGGCGCCGTCCAGCCTGGGCGGCGAAATCGAAGGCGCGCGCCCGGCCCGGCCCCTCTTCACGCACGAGCAGGTGTCCCTCTTCGAGCGGCGCTTCGACGACGGGCACCACCTGGTGCGCGGCGTGGCGGGCAGTGGCAAGACGTACGTGCTGGCGCACTGGGTGGCGCGCTACCTGCTGGAGCACGACGACACGCGGGTGCTCATCTCCTTCTACAACCGGGCGCTGTCGCCGCTGGTGGACACGCTGCTCACCGACGCGCTGGTGCAGCGCGCGGGCCGCGAGCACGTGCGCGAGTTGCGCTCGCGGGTGACGGTGAAGCACGTGGGCGTGCTGCGCCGCCCGGAGCCCGGCAGCTTCGACGCCGTGTTCGTGGACGAGGCGCAGGACATGGACGCGAAGGCGCTGGCCATGCTCCACGGGCTGGTGCGGCCCCAGGTGCTGCCGGACGGCCGGGAGGTGCGCTGCTTCCAGCTGTTCATGGACGACTCGCAGAACGTCTACGGACAGATTCCCATCGACATGCTCAAGGAGCAGCTCCCGGAGGGGCTGTCCTTCCGCGGCCGCACCCGCGTGTTGAAGGAGACGTTCCGCGCCACCCGCGACATCCTCGACGTGGCCTTCAACGTGGTGCTGGACCCGCTGCGCCAGCACCAGGTCAGCGAGCCGGGCATGCGCGAGTACATGAAGGTGGGGGAGCTGGCCCGGGAGGGGCTCCTCTGGCTGCCGGAGGAGACGCTGGAGGGCCTCTTCCGCGTCCAGTCCACCGAGCGCGGCGGCGTGCTGCCGCAGGTGCGCGGCTTCGCCTCCAGCGCCAGCGAGGCGCGGCAGGTGGCGAAGGAGATTGCCCGGCTCATCCGCGAGGAGGGTGTGCACCCCGGCGACATCCTGGTGGTGGCCCCCGTCATGCCCTCGCAGTACACCGAAGCGCTCACCCGGGCCGGGGTGCCCGCCCAGGCCTATGGGGGCAAGGGCGGAAGGGACGTGGCGGACTTCCGCGTCAGCGGCGTGGACCACGTGCGCGCCACCACCGTCTTCTCGTGCAAGGGCCACGAGTGCCCCATCGTCTTCTTCGCGGGCCTGGACGCGCTGGACACCGTGGAGCACTGGATGGCCGGCGCCCGGGAGCGCTCCGCCCGGGAAATCGAGCGCATCCGCCGCGCCATGTTCTACGTGGGCTCCACCCGCGCCATGAAGCGGCAGTACCTCACGGGCGTCCGCGGCGCCCGCTTCCTCCGCGTGGCCACCACCTACGTGGAGACGCTCGCCGGGCTGCTTCCCTCCGCGGCCCCGCCGGGCGCCGAGAAGGCATAG
- a CDS encoding CHAT domain-containing protein: MSELCGRLELFVDGELAPVEAENFRHHLTRCDACEARMKELLAMELLADDALGAPQREPAPLPARSAWRHKTWLMAVPLALAAGLATLVVVSRTAPAPGAPELWLAHAPTRPLEARVTYPVADQHRPHEVMRSGGAKPPPLALREMARLEEAGDHRGIAMAFLLRGDLAQASAFLDKLPSSPDVDTDRAVLAMQRQDWEAALALLERVTKEHPRHPQALWNRGLALQALGLSLQAAESFDQVAALKEPGWGDEAAQRARQLREAAEAERKDWKGMRKDCQRMVEGGEPLSPAQVDALPGMAQVCLYNALRTGASPERVEALRPLVARLDRKLGTHHLEDALGRAARQDFRVRAPLARDYVRLTRSELKGAELEQFLARLREARQDDILLGALAYLDARKHLEEYRTLALATKDPWFALLAEERQAKAEALRDEPYQALERLQAAESLCGEGSKQAYRCMLLRRELGLVNVRLHRPVEAQAHFVRVLEQARSSQEWGTRRNVLQDLGQLARARNDLVMARAYMEELLSQTPESCADAELALTNLAIAHHRALDFEGARQQLDRAAQCGQQPSMARISLLAELARTPQHRPDDTQQLVEALKSLRAAGTKEPGDEALYRHFEGRFFIEQDRQKGQALLRQTLAEVAKLPESDVSARKARVYSYTSLILDAGRHGEHEQGLALFAEERALPVPSRCVLGVTVDDERTLIVARDAGGRLTGHYDAARKTPLEGVEGLVPSAVVEALRACPSVDVLARPPVQGQAGLLPAELAWSYRVGPPSTSRVAPEAAERRLVVTDVLAPASLRLPALRGWTATPPLAEGLTVLRGTAATPPRVLEAMRDATEVQIHAHGIIDPGVADASVLVLSPTADTGRFALTLGDLRGQRLQGHPVVLLAACYAAHTTAYIHENLGLPLAFIESGARAVLAATQEIPDAEAAAFFEPVLARIRRGEPAALALRNERQDWLQRRGSTWVQQVLLFE; this comes from the coding sequence ATGAGCGAGCTCTGCGGCAGGCTGGAGCTCTTCGTCGACGGGGAGCTGGCACCGGTGGAGGCGGAGAACTTCCGCCACCACCTCACCCGCTGCGACGCGTGCGAGGCGCGGATGAAGGAGCTGCTCGCCATGGAGTTGCTCGCCGACGACGCGCTGGGGGCCCCCCAGCGCGAGCCGGCCCCCCTCCCCGCGCGGTCCGCCTGGCGTCACAAGACCTGGCTCATGGCGGTGCCCCTCGCGCTGGCGGCGGGCCTCGCCACGCTCGTGGTGGTGTCACGCACGGCCCCGGCGCCCGGCGCGCCCGAGCTGTGGCTCGCCCACGCGCCCACGCGTCCGCTGGAGGCGCGGGTGACGTACCCGGTGGCCGACCAGCACCGGCCCCATGAGGTGATGCGCAGCGGCGGCGCGAAGCCACCGCCACTGGCCCTGCGAGAGATGGCGCGGCTGGAGGAGGCCGGGGACCACCGTGGCATCGCCATGGCCTTCCTGCTGCGCGGAGACCTGGCGCAGGCCTCCGCCTTCCTCGACAAGCTGCCCTCCTCGCCGGACGTGGACACGGACCGGGCCGTGCTGGCCATGCAGCGCCAGGACTGGGAGGCCGCGCTGGCGCTGCTGGAGCGCGTGACGAAGGAGCACCCCCGGCACCCGCAGGCGCTCTGGAACCGGGGGCTCGCGCTGCAGGCGCTCGGCCTGTCGCTCCAGGCGGCGGAGTCCTTCGACCAGGTGGCGGCGCTCAAGGAGCCGGGCTGGGGCGACGAGGCGGCCCAGCGCGCCAGGCAGCTGCGGGAGGCGGCGGAGGCGGAGCGCAAGGACTGGAAGGGCATGCGCAAGGACTGCCAGCGCATGGTGGAGGGAGGCGAGCCCCTCTCCCCGGCGCAGGTGGACGCCCTGCCCGGCATGGCGCAGGTGTGCCTCTACAACGCCCTGCGCACGGGGGCCTCGCCCGAGCGCGTGGAGGCCCTGCGCCCCCTGGTGGCGCGGCTCGACCGGAAGCTGGGGACGCATCACCTCGAGGACGCACTGGGCCGCGCCGCCCGGCAGGACTTCCGCGTGCGCGCGCCGCTGGCCCGGGACTACGTGCGGCTCACCCGGAGCGAGCTGAAGGGCGCGGAGCTGGAGCAGTTCCTCGCACGACTGCGCGAGGCCCGGCAGGACGACATCCTCCTGGGGGCGCTGGCGTACCTGGACGCGCGCAAGCACCTGGAGGAGTACCGCACCCTGGCGCTGGCCACGAAGGACCCGTGGTTCGCGCTGCTCGCCGAGGAGCGCCAGGCCAAGGCGGAGGCCCTGCGCGACGAGCCCTACCAGGCGCTGGAGCGGCTCCAGGCGGCGGAGTCACTGTGCGGGGAGGGCTCGAAGCAGGCCTACCGCTGCATGCTGCTGCGGCGTGAGCTGGGGTTGGTGAACGTGCGCCTGCACCGCCCCGTCGAGGCCCAGGCGCACTTCGTGCGCGTCCTCGAGCAGGCCCGGAGCAGCCAGGAGTGGGGCACGCGGCGCAACGTCCTCCAGGACCTGGGACAATTGGCCCGCGCCCGGAACGACCTGGTCATGGCGCGCGCCTACATGGAGGAGCTCCTCTCCCAGACTCCCGAGAGCTGCGCCGACGCCGAGCTGGCCCTCACCAACCTCGCCATCGCCCATCACCGGGCCCTGGACTTCGAGGGCGCCCGCCAGCAGTTGGACCGCGCCGCGCAGTGCGGCCAGCAGCCGTCCATGGCCCGCATCTCCCTGCTCGCGGAGCTGGCCCGCACGCCCCAGCACCGCCCCGACGACACCCAGCAACTGGTGGAGGCGTTGAAGTCGCTGCGCGCCGCCGGTACGAAGGAGCCCGGCGACGAGGCCCTGTATCGCCACTTCGAGGGGCGCTTCTTCATCGAGCAGGACCGCCAGAAGGGCCAGGCCCTGCTGCGCCAGACGCTGGCCGAGGTCGCGAAGCTGCCGGAGTCCGACGTGAGCGCGCGCAAGGCCCGCGTCTACAGCTACACCTCGCTCATCCTCGACGCGGGCCGGCACGGCGAGCACGAGCAGGGGCTGGCCCTCTTCGCCGAGGAGCGCGCCCTGCCCGTCCCGTCCCGGTGTGTGCTGGGCGTCACCGTGGACGACGAGCGCACCCTCATCGTCGCCCGCGACGCCGGGGGCCGCCTCACCGGCCACTACGACGCCGCCCGGAAGACGCCGCTCGAGGGAGTCGAGGGACTGGTGCCCTCAGCGGTGGTGGAGGCCCTGCGCGCCTGTCCGAGCGTGGATGTCCTGGCGCGTCCGCCCGTCCAGGGCCAGGCCGGGCTGCTGCCGGCGGAGCTGGCCTGGTCCTACCGTGTCGGCCCTCCGTCGACGTCCCGGGTGGCTCCCGAGGCGGCGGAGCGCCGCCTGGTCGTCACCGACGTGCTGGCCCCCGCGTCGCTGCGCCTGCCCGCGCTGCGAGGCTGGACGGCCACGCCCCCGCTGGCCGAGGGGCTCACCGTGCTGCGTGGCACGGCGGCCACGCCCCCGCGGGTGCTGGAGGCCATGCGAGACGCCACCGAGGTGCAGATACATGCCCATGGCATCATCGACCCGGGCGTGGCGGATGCCTCGGTGCTGGTGCTCTCCCCCACGGCGGACACGGGGCGCTTCGCGCTCACCCTGGGGGACCTGCGCGGGCAGCGCCTCCAGGGACATCCGGTGGTGCTGCTCGCCGCCTGCTACGCCGCCCACACCACGGCCTATATCCACGAGAACCTGGGGTTGCCCCTGGCCTTCATCGAGTCAGGCGCGCGCGCCGTTCTGGCGGCCACCCAGGAGATTCCTGATGCCGAGGCGGCAGCCTTCTTCGAGCCGGTGCTTGCCCGCATCCGGCGCGGAGAGCCCGCCGCCCTGGCCCTTCGCAACGAACGGCAGGACTGGCTGCAGCGCCGCGGAAGCACGTGGGTGCAGCAGGTGCTGCTCTTCGAGTAG
- a CDS encoding RNA polymerase sigma factor: MAARGGATMDEGQHRQFDEFTRARRPVLLKVARRLCAGGTIDPEDLVQETLERAYRHFDKLAGENAGAVSVWLSTTLSNRFLDHCRRRRTEVLGAPALRVVQGDMTGEPVPLEQWEQVSRDDFQKAIDQLRPPHLREAYKLHASGLRYRAIAQQLSAPEGTVGRWLSEARQALRELLAPDRSSREGTVES; this comes from the coding sequence ATGGCAGCAAGGGGCGGCGCGACGATGGATGAAGGGCAGCACCGCCAGTTCGACGAGTTCACCCGTGCGAGACGGCCCGTCCTTCTGAAGGTCGCCCGGCGGCTGTGCGCCGGGGGAACCATCGACCCGGAGGACCTGGTCCAGGAGACGCTGGAGCGCGCGTACCGCCACTTCGACAAGCTGGCGGGGGAGAACGCGGGGGCGGTGAGCGTGTGGCTGAGCACCACGCTGAGCAACCGCTTCCTGGACCACTGCCGGCGGCGGCGCACCGAGGTGCTCGGCGCGCCCGCGCTGCGCGTCGTGCAGGGTGACATGACGGGAGAGCCGGTGCCGTTGGAGCAGTGGGAGCAGGTGTCACGGGACGACTTCCAGAAGGCCATCGACCAGCTGCGGCCGCCGCACCTGCGCGAGGCCTACAAGCTGCACGCCTCCGGGCTGCGCTACCGGGCCATTGCCCAGCAACTGAGCGCGCCCGAGGGGACGGTGGGGCGGTGGCTCTCCGAGGCGCGGCAGGCCCTGCGTGAGCTGCTGGCGCCGGACCGGTCCTCGCGGGAAGGCACGGTCGAATCATGA
- a CDS encoding alanyl-tRNA editing protein, which yields MHSTERLYHADPFLLRFTARVVAHGAWSGAPSVVLERTAFYPEAGGQMGDRGVLGGLPVRDVQVDDAGTVHHLLDVPEGGALPAPGTELTGEVEKLRRRANMALHTGQHMLSRALVDVAGAATVSSRLGETLCTIDTDQDTLDECQVAEAETLVNAIIDEDIPIRAFFPTPEELAALPLRRAPKVTDNIRVIQIGDFDVSPCGGTHCTRSAQVGLVRVLGVERYKGKGRVLFSAGPRARRELWDEAGTLRAMGRAFTCGAMEVPAAVDKLRRELTEAREALGAARARLAEHTAGALAAALEASPDKRVVAVLDGAGPEQLRAVAARLTSRPEAVVLLAGRVPEGMPVLIARGASATFGCGAFLKRAAEAAGGRGGGRPEHAEGRLPPGTDWPALVASLSP from the coding sequence ATGCACTCCACAGAGCGCCTCTACCACGCCGACCCCTTCCTGCTGCGCTTCACCGCCCGCGTCGTCGCCCACGGCGCCTGGAGCGGTGCGCCCTCCGTCGTCCTCGAGCGCACCGCCTTCTATCCGGAGGCCGGTGGGCAGATGGGAGATAGGGGCGTGCTCGGCGGCCTGCCCGTGCGCGACGTGCAGGTGGATGACGCCGGCACCGTCCATCACCTGCTGGACGTCCCCGAGGGCGGTGCGCTCCCGGCTCCCGGCACCGAGCTGACGGGCGAGGTGGAGAAGCTGCGCCGCCGGGCCAACATGGCGCTGCACACCGGCCAGCACATGCTGTCTCGCGCGCTGGTGGACGTGGCCGGGGCGGCCACCGTGTCCTCGCGCCTGGGCGAGACGCTGTGCACCATCGACACGGACCAGGACACCCTGGACGAGTGCCAGGTGGCCGAGGCGGAGACGCTCGTCAACGCCATCATCGACGAGGACATCCCCATCCGGGCCTTCTTCCCCACGCCCGAGGAGCTGGCCGCGCTGCCCCTGCGCCGCGCCCCCAAGGTGACCGACAACATCCGCGTCATCCAGATTGGCGACTTCGACGTGTCCCCCTGCGGTGGCACGCACTGCACGCGCTCGGCGCAGGTGGGCCTGGTGCGGGTGCTCGGCGTGGAGCGCTACAAGGGCAAGGGCCGCGTCCTCTTCTCCGCGGGCCCGCGCGCCCGGCGCGAGCTGTGGGACGAGGCCGGCACGCTGCGCGCCATGGGCCGCGCCTTCACCTGTGGCGCCATGGAGGTGCCGGCCGCCGTGGACAAGCTGCGCCGCGAGCTGACCGAGGCCCGCGAGGCGCTGGGCGCCGCCCGCGCGCGCCTGGCCGAGCACACCGCGGGAGCGCTGGCCGCCGCACTGGAGGCGTCCCCGGACAAGCGCGTGGTGGCGGTGCTCGACGGCGCCGGGCCCGAGCAGCTGCGCGCCGTGGCCGCGCGCCTCACCTCCCGGCCGGAGGCCGTGGTGCTGCTCGCCGGCCGTGTCCCGGAAGGCATGCCCGTCCTCATTGCCCGTGGCGCCAGCGCCACCTTCGGCTGCGGCGCCTTCCTCAAGCGGGCCGCCGAGGCCGCGGGAGGCCGGGGCGGGGGCCGCCCCGAGCACGCCGAGGGCCGCCTCCCCCCCGGCACCGACTGGCCGGCCCTGGTGGCCTCGCTGAGCCCCTGA
- a CDS encoding DsbA family protein — translation MKLVVSIAMSAGALLLLSAPVLAGDKHKSCEGKPCAKTQAATESKLLAATPRAEAPSLGPRDAPVTVEVWSDFQCPFCARGASLVDELREKYGDKVRIVFRHQPLPTHDNARLAAIATMAAHEQGKFWEMHDVLFDNQRSLERESLEKYARQLGLDLARFRKALESSALANYVDTEVVEAQRRGIAGTPTFFINGKAVMGARPLADFAQVIDAELKH, via the coding sequence ATGAAGCTCGTGGTCTCCATTGCCATGTCCGCAGGTGCCCTGCTGCTGCTCTCCGCGCCGGTGCTCGCCGGCGACAAGCACAAGTCCTGTGAAGGCAAGCCCTGCGCGAAGACGCAGGCCGCCACCGAGAGCAAGCTGCTCGCCGCCACGCCGCGCGCGGAGGCGCCTTCACTCGGGCCCCGCGACGCGCCGGTGACGGTGGAGGTGTGGTCGGACTTCCAGTGCCCGTTCTGCGCGAGGGGCGCCTCGCTCGTCGACGAGCTGCGCGAGAAGTATGGCGACAAGGTGCGCATCGTCTTCCGTCACCAGCCGCTGCCCACCCACGACAACGCGCGGCTGGCCGCCATCGCCACCATGGCCGCGCACGAGCAGGGGAAGTTCTGGGAGATGCACGACGTGCTCTTCGACAACCAGCGCTCCCTGGAGCGCGAGTCGCTGGAGAAGTACGCGCGGCAGCTGGGCCTGGACCTGGCCCGCTTCCGCAAGGCGCTGGAGAGCAGCGCGCTGGCGAACTACGTGGACACGGAGGTGGTGGAGGCGCAGCGGCGCGGCATCGCCGGCACGCCCACCTTCTTCATCAACGGCAAGGCGGTGATGGGCGCGCGGCCGCTGGCGGACTTCGCCCAGGTCATCGACGCCGAGCTGAAGCACTGA
- a CDS encoding cytochrome P450 has translation MSTPPPAFSSRFEPRYVEDPYPLYARLRQEAPVQFSEQLHLWVVSRYEDVKTVLLNPGDFLSANAFRNPVPPAPEVLAVLAQGYPQVPALVDDDPPNHTRMRVIVTKALAPHRVSAMEPRVRAIAAELVDAFARTGRADLVEKLAFPLPARVIGAILGLPDSDLERLKAWTEDLSTLSAGNAPVPRQVECARGLVAVQKYLAGHIAERRRAPKDDLISALIEARHEDTPPLSDVELISLLSMLHFAGHETTANLLGNTLVMLLKEPERLRGLREDPSLIPAAIEEALRLDSPVQGMMRTTRRALTLGGEEVPEGARLLILYASANRDAAAFHAPDRADPRRPDVGRHLGFGLGIHYCIGAPLARMEVRIALELLLERLPGLRLAPGNAVVYLPNFLHRGPRQLHAEWEPA, from the coding sequence ATGTCGACGCCTCCCCCCGCCTTCTCCAGCCGCTTCGAGCCCCGGTACGTAGAAGACCCGTATCCGCTCTACGCGCGCCTTCGCCAGGAGGCCCCCGTCCAGTTCAGCGAGCAGCTGCACCTGTGGGTGGTCTCCCGCTACGAGGACGTGAAGACGGTGCTGCTCAACCCGGGCGACTTCCTGTCCGCAAACGCCTTCCGCAACCCCGTCCCCCCTGCGCCCGAGGTGCTGGCGGTGCTGGCGCAGGGCTACCCCCAGGTGCCGGCGCTCGTGGACGACGACCCGCCCAACCACACGCGGATGCGCGTCATCGTCACCAAGGCCCTGGCGCCCCACCGCGTCTCCGCCATGGAGCCCCGCGTGCGAGCCATCGCCGCGGAGCTGGTGGACGCCTTCGCGCGCACCGGCCGGGCGGACCTCGTGGAGAAGCTGGCCTTCCCCCTGCCCGCGCGAGTCATCGGCGCCATCCTCGGGCTGCCGGACTCGGACCTGGAGCGGCTCAAGGCCTGGACGGAGGACCTGTCCACCCTGTCCGCGGGAAATGCTCCGGTGCCCCGGCAGGTGGAGTGCGCCCGCGGCCTGGTGGCCGTCCAGAAGTACCTCGCGGGCCACATCGCCGAGCGGCGGCGCGCGCCGAAGGACGACCTCATCAGCGCGCTCATCGAGGCGCGCCACGAGGACACGCCCCCGCTGAGCGACGTGGAGCTCATCAGCCTGCTGTCCATGCTGCACTTCGCCGGGCACGAGACGACAGCCAACCTGCTGGGCAACACGCTGGTGATGCTGTTGAAGGAGCCGGAGCGCCTGCGCGGCCTGCGGGAGGACCCGAGCCTCATCCCCGCCGCCATCGAAGAGGCGCTGCGGCTGGACTCGCCCGTGCAGGGGATGATGCGCACCACGCGCCGCGCGCTGACTCTTGGCGGCGAGGAGGTGCCCGAGGGCGCGCGGCTGCTCATCCTGTACGCCTCCGCCAACCGCGACGCCGCCGCCTTCCACGCGCCGGACCGCGCCGACCCACGTCGCCCGGACGTGGGCCGGCACCTGGGCTTCGGGCTGGGCATCCACTACTGCATCGGCGCCCCGCTGGCCCGCATGGAGGTCCGTATCGCGCTGGAGCTGCTCCTGGAGCGGCTGCCCGGCCTGCGCCTGGCACCGGGCAACGCCGTCGTCTACCTGCCCAACTTCCTGCACCGGGGCCCGCGGCAGCTCCACGCCGAGTGGGAGCCGGCCTGA